The Ochrobactrum sp. BTU1 region ACGTTTTCCAATCAACTCCCCGAACGCTTCTGATTGACCGGCGAAGCGCTCAACCGCCTCTGTCGCACCGGCCAGAACCTCGCTCTTGAAGCGATTGAACAGCTCTTCCGCCGTCATGGCATGATAAAGCCAGTTAAGCGCGATCCAGAAACGCTCAGGTGTCGTCACTTCATATCCGTCACGCAGGTCTTTTGCCTCAAGGCAGATTGGTGGCGGCGAAATATCATTCTCATCGCGGTCAGCAAGCGCTGCATTACCTTCAAAACGTGCGAGAATGCTGGCGGCCATTGCCTGCGCGCTCACACCTTCATAAGGATAGCTCGCATGTGAACTCAGTCCTATAACCAGTGCGAAGGGCAGCAGCTTTCCAATGGTTCCCGCATAGACCGCACGGCCTTCTTTTCCGTCGCCCTGATCAGATGTCACATCGAGATTGATTGCAGCCGAAATTTCAATATCGAAGTCGCGCGCGATCGCCGGCAGCGCATTACGCATCGAACGCATACCACGGCTTTCGCGTTCTTCATCCGGGGTGAAAACCAGCAAGAGATTACCGCTGCGATCCGGATCAGCCGCAAATTTTTCAGCACAGGCTATACCCACGGCAAGGCCGCTCTTCATATCGAGCAGGCCACGTCCGGGAAGAAATTCGCCGCTCAGCAAATCGTCTAGCGCGCGCTCTTCCTGCGCAGAGCGTGAACGATGAGACAAGTCCTTGATGAGAGCATCCTTGAGTTTGAGACTCTCACAAGCGAGCGACTTAAGCTCGTGGTAGTTGTCCGTTGCAACCGTGTCGAAATGACCTGCAAGCGCAAGTGTGCGCTTGCCCTTTCCGCGCACCAGCGCGACCACATTATGGGTCAGCGGATCGCCATGACTGGCTACGGTGCGAATATTATCCGGGTTCTGCTTGAAGTAAGGAATTTCCTTTAGTACGGCTACGAGATGATCGGAAAACTCCGCCTCTCCACGTGTGCCTGTTTCACTGCCCCAACCCACAAGGCGCAATGCCAGATCTTCGACATACTGGCCATTAATATGGTTGTGCGCGGTCGTTACGGCGTTGGACACGCCATTTGAAACATTCGCAGTCATTGAATCTAATCTCCGTCGATTAGAGCGTATTTCGAGATATCAGAAACACGCTTGAGAATATAAACTTCAGGCTTCGGCCGTTTCCGACCGGCTTATTGCGAAAGATGCTTTCGTAGGAACGCTCTTGTCCGTTCCTCGGCAGGATCGGACAAGACTTGGCTCGGCGCGCCTTGTTCAACCACCACACCACCATCCATGAACATCACATGGTCGGACACTTCGGCGGCAAAGCGCATTTCGTGAGTGACGATCAGCATGGTCATGTGCTCGTTTGCGAGCTGCTTCATGACCTGATTGACTTCTTCCACCAGCTCCGGATCAAGCGCAGATGTCGCTTCATCAAAGAGCATAACTTTGGGCTGCATTGCCAAAGCGCGGGCAATTGCCACACGCTGCTTCTGACCGCCAGACAGACGCGCCGGATATGCATGTCCCTTATCAACAAGGCCAACCTTGGCCAGGAGGTTGTTGGCACGGTCCAACGCATCCGCCCGGGAGAGGCCCTTGAGCTTGATTGGTCCAACCATGATGTTCTGCAGAACCGTCAGATGCGGAAAGAGGTTAAACTGCTGAAACACCATGCCCATTTCCTGGCGGATGTGGTTGATGTGCTTTTCAAAAGCGCGCCCCTTGAGCGGACGATTTACCTGTTGTCCATCAAGCCAGATTTCACCGCTTGAGGTTTCCTCCAACATATTGATGGAGCGGAGCAACGTGCTTTTTCCTGAGCCGCTGGGGCCGATGATGGAAACAATCTTCCCGCGTGCAACAGTCAGGTCGATGCCTTTCAGCACCTCAATCTCGCCGTAAGATTTCCGAATTTGGCGCAATTCGATCATAGGGTTCTGTGTGTTCATCGGATAGCTTCCGCTTTCTTGGCCGCTTTGCTCAAACCCCATTCCATCAGAAGATTGACGAGGTAATAGAGCACGGCTGCAACGAAGTAGAACTCAAAAGGACGATAGGTTTCGCTGATGCCGCGCTGGGCATTCAGCACCAGTTCTGTGATGCCGAGCACCGAAAGAACGGCCGTGTCCTTGAGTAGGATAATGCTGTTATTGCCGACCTGTGGCAGTGCAGTAAGGATTGCCTGCGGGATAATGAAATAGCGCAAAGAGGCACCATTGCCGAAGCCAAGGGAACGCGCGGCTTCCATTTGTCCTTTGTCGACAGTCTCCAGCGACGCACGGAAAATATCGGCATTGTAGGCGGCATAATGCATACCAAGCCCAAACACACCGGTCCAGAATGCAGGCACCATGATCCCGATCTGCGACAGGCCATAATAGAGCAGATAAAGCTGTAGCAGCAGCGGTGTGCCCATGAACAGAAATACGATGCCGCGGAGGGGAAAGCTTATCAGTTTGGGCGCATGAAGAGTGACAATTGCGATCACAATGCCAAGCACAACACTGATAACGCCGGCCAGAACAGTGATCAGAACGGTCCAGAGAAGACCGATGAGCAACAGTTCCGCATAAGGCGGAACAACGGTGAAATCCAGACTCATGCTCCCGCCCTCTTTTCAGCGCTGAAGTATGTTTCAAGACCGCGAACGATCAGCGAAATGACAGCTATGATGACAATGTAAGCCGCAGCGGCCACCGCAAAAACTTCAAATGGTTTGTAGGTAGAAGTAACAAAGCGCTGCGCGGTATAAGTCAATTCAACCACGCCGATGGTGGAGACAAGGGCCGTACTCTTGGTCAGAATAACCGTATTGACGCCCAGCGACCGTATCATCAAAGGAGCAGCCTGCGGCAGGATGAAGAGCCGCATCGTCCCAACCCGGCCAAAGCCAAGCGACCGGGAAGCTTCATTCTGACCCTTATCAACCGCAAGGATCGCACCACGCATACCCTCAGACATATAGGCGCCGATGTTGAAGCCCATTGTTATGACACCCGCCACAAAGGGGGTGAACTCAAAGCCGAATTGTGGCCCACCAAAGAACACGAGGAAAAGCTGAACCAGAAGCGGCGTACCACGCATGATGCTGATATAGGCAACAGCAATCCAGCGCACCGGTGCATATCGTGAAAAGCGCGCCATAACGAGTATGCTTGCGACCACCAGTCCGATCAGCAGCGAAACAATGGTCAGTGCGACAGTGACCCAGGCAGCTTCGACAATGAAGGGAAAAATCCGCTCGATAAGTGCGATATCCATCCTTCAACCTTTCTGCTCCATGAGGAGGAACACCCGCCACGACATATTGATTTCAGCCAACCGGCTGAAACAAAGCAATGACAGAGTTTAGGAATGAAAGCATTGTCAACAAAGCTGCTTAAAGCGCTCAACTTAAAGACAATGCGTCAAACAGAAAATGCGGCTATCCATTCACATTCAAGCCGCTCGTGTGTTTGCGGCAGGGCAGCAAGTTATGCTGCCCTAACCACAGACAACCGGGTTAACGGATATCCGTGCCAATCCACTTTTCGGAAATGGTCTTGTAGGTACCATCAGCCATCATATCGTCGAGCGCCTTCTGCATAGCGTCACGAAGTTCGGGATTGTTCTTGCGAACAGCAATACCAATGTC contains the following coding sequences:
- a CDS encoding amino acid ABC transporter permease: MDIALIERIFPFIVEAAWVTVALTIVSLLIGLVVASILVMARFSRYAPVRWIAVAYISIMRGTPLLVQLFLVFFGGPQFGFEFTPFVAGVITMGFNIGAYMSEGMRGAILAVDKGQNEASRSLGFGRVGTMRLFILPQAAPLMIRSLGVNTVILTKSTALVSTIGVVELTYTAQRFVTSTYKPFEVFAVAAAAYIVIIAVISLIVRGLETYFSAEKRAGA
- a CDS encoding amino acid ABC transporter permease, yielding MSLDFTVVPPYAELLLIGLLWTVLITVLAGVISVVLGIVIAIVTLHAPKLISFPLRGIVFLFMGTPLLLQLYLLYYGLSQIGIMVPAFWTGVFGLGMHYAAYNADIFRASLETVDKGQMEAARSLGFGNGASLRYFIIPQAILTALPQVGNNSIILLKDTAVLSVLGITELVLNAQRGISETYRPFEFYFVAAVLYYLVNLLMEWGLSKAAKKAEAIR
- a CDS encoding M20/M25/M40 family metallo-hydrolase; translation: MTANVSNGVSNAVTTAHNHINGQYVEDLALRLVGWGSETGTRGEAEFSDHLVAVLKEIPYFKQNPDNIRTVASHGDPLTHNVVALVRGKGKRTLALAGHFDTVATDNYHELKSLACESLKLKDALIKDLSHRSRSAQEERALDDLLSGEFLPGRGLLDMKSGLAVGIACAEKFAADPDRSGNLLLVFTPDEERESRGMRSMRNALPAIARDFDIEISAAINLDVTSDQGDGKEGRAVYAGTIGKLLPFALVIGLSSHASYPYEGVSAQAMAASILARFEGNAALADRDENDISPPPICLEAKDLRDGYEVTTPERFWIALNWLYHAMTAEELFNRFKSEVLAGATEAVERFAGQSEAFGELIGKRAGAIPAAPKLITFEQLRVMAAEVAGEQFEALYSEQEKRLANIDNPLSVSRQLTEWLVGVAHLSGPAVVVGFAGLHYPAGHLDHTQANDRAFKQAIDTTMQTFAAFPDQSLVWKPYFQGISDMSFLGQATLGQDIVSNNTPVARLVDHPAGDALEFPVVNIGPWGREFHQKLERVHAPYAFEILPQIVSMIAENFLATKA
- a CDS encoding amino acid ABC transporter ATP-binding protein yields the protein MIELRQIRKSYGEIEVLKGIDLTVARGKIVSIIGPSGSGKSTLLRSINMLEETSSGEIWLDGQQVNRPLKGRAFEKHINHIRQEMGMVFQQFNLFPHLTVLQNIMVGPIKLKGLSRADALDRANNLLAKVGLVDKGHAYPARLSGGQKQRVAIARALAMQPKVMLFDEATSALDPELVEEVNQVMKQLANEHMTMLIVTHEMRFAAEVSDHVMFMDGGVVVEQGAPSQVLSDPAEERTRAFLRKHLSQ